Proteins co-encoded in one Pocillopora verrucosa isolate sample1 chromosome 1, ASM3666991v2, whole genome shotgun sequence genomic window:
- the LOC136276972 gene encoding lactadherin-like, whose protein sequence is MSQNVFMDFINVRLLLSGSCDSPLGLGDHSIPDSHITATSQYDAFHGPGLARLNWVRNSSHAGAWCLKYHLPGEWLQVNLRRIMKITAIATQGRQDHAQWVKSYRLCYGQSLSGFCEPFNQEFVGNVDSQTVVTHQFTTPLYARFVRLIPVSWYAHACLRLELYGCKEGFTPLSGPVCMESLGMETRKIPDSDITASSVYNSYHAPHNARFVECR, encoded by the exons ATGTCTCAGAATGTTTTTATGGACTTCATTAATGTGCGCCTCTTATTATCAGGAAGTTGTGATTCACCTCTGGGACTTGGGGACCATTCCATTCCGGACTCGCACATAACAGCAACTTCACAGTATGATGCATTTCATGGTCCAGGTCTTGCAAGACTTAACTGGGTCCGGAACTCCTCTCATGCAGGTGCCTGGTGCCTCAAGTACCACTTACCAGGCGAATGGTTACAG GTTAACTTAAGAAGGATAATGAAGATAACAGCGATTGCCACACAAGGGAGACAAGATCATGCTCAGTGGGTTAAATCATACAGACTTTGTTATGGACAATCTCTGAGCGGCTTTTGTGAACCATTCAATCAG GAATTTGTTGGAAATGTGGACAGTCAAACAGTGGTTACTCATCAGTTTACCACGCCCCTTTACGCTCGCTTTGTGAGGCTTATTCCTGTATCATGGTATGCACACGCTTGCTTAAGGCTCGAGCTTTACGGCTGCAAGGAAG GTTTCACTCCACTGTCGGGTCCTGTGTGTATGGAAAGTCTTGGAATGGAAACCAGAAAAATCCCTGATTCCGACATCACGGCATCATCGGTTTATAACTCCTATCACGCACCCCACAATGCAAGGTTTGTGGAGTGTCGATAA